One Dysosmobacter welbionis DNA segment encodes these proteins:
- a CDS encoding sulfatase-like hydrolase/transferase: MQQTLPPAAADAERHRQERRAFLYLPLLALAVTVVVELFNHKSFTDGPASFWRFMTEEPLAFLVNFLIVLLTLCPAFFLRRRAFWCALVSFLWLICGGVNGFILLNRMTPFTVADLTVFETGLDTVPNYLSTGYIILLIAALVLVAAGLVLLFWKGPRSSCPLRTRILTGIGAMAVSGALMGGGCALAFFTGNLSDQFANLAFAYEDYGFSYCFLQTWLNRGIRRPANYSQKAVADIVRSVEEKTAALSADPQTDVNVIFIQLESYIDPSMIQGLELSEDPVPNWTALKEAYSSGYLTVPVVGAGTANTEFEVLTGMSSRFFGPGEYPFQTCLKDQTVESVAYDLKENGYATHAIHNHRAAFYSRNEVYPNLGFDDFTALEYMPAVEKTPTNWAKDGVLKDQILQALDVTEDQADLVFTVSVQGHGKYPMEPELEDPAVTVEACPDEAYRWALEYYVNQIHEMDAFVGDLIQELEARDERTVLVLYGDHLPALGLEAENMESSSLYRTEYIIWDNFGLEQQDEPLAAYQLSAAVLGRLGITTGLMTAFQQTCREEPTYRADLRMLQYDALYGKGYCYEGEARYRPTEMEMGMVPIEITGMEQRAGDWFILGENFTPYCVVTQNGQLLDTEYEAPWLLRVTEEPNTADYRDLEISVVDKHNEVLSNTE; this comes from the coding sequence ATGCAACAGACATTGCCGCCGGCGGCCGCGGATGCCGAACGGCATCGACAGGAACGCAGAGCGTTCCTGTATCTTCCGCTGCTGGCTTTAGCGGTCACCGTCGTGGTGGAGCTGTTCAATCACAAGAGCTTCACAGATGGGCCCGCCAGCTTTTGGCGCTTTATGACGGAGGAACCGCTGGCATTTCTGGTGAATTTCCTGATTGTACTGCTGACGCTCTGCCCCGCCTTTTTTCTGCGGCGGCGGGCGTTCTGGTGCGCATTGGTGTCCTTCTTGTGGCTGATCTGCGGCGGCGTGAACGGGTTCATCCTCCTCAACCGTATGACGCCCTTCACCGTGGCGGATCTGACGGTGTTTGAAACGGGGCTGGACACGGTCCCCAACTATCTCTCCACCGGCTACATCATTCTGCTGATCGCGGCGCTGGTGCTGGTGGCCGCAGGGCTGGTGCTGCTGTTCTGGAAGGGGCCCCGCAGCAGCTGTCCGCTGCGGACCCGGATTCTCACCGGCATCGGAGCGATGGCGGTCTCCGGCGCCCTGATGGGCGGCGGATGCGCCCTGGCCTTTTTCACAGGCAACCTGTCAGACCAGTTTGCCAACCTGGCCTTTGCCTACGAGGACTACGGCTTTTCCTACTGCTTCCTGCAGACCTGGCTGAACCGGGGGATCCGCCGCCCGGCCAATTACAGCCAGAAGGCGGTGGCGGATATTGTCCGGTCGGTGGAGGAGAAGACGGCGGCGCTCTCCGCCGATCCGCAGACGGATGTGAATGTGATCTTCATCCAGCTGGAGTCCTATATTGATCCATCCATGATCCAGGGCCTGGAGCTGTCGGAGGATCCGGTGCCCAACTGGACGGCGCTGAAGGAAGCGTATTCCTCCGGCTATCTGACGGTGCCGGTGGTGGGCGCGGGCACAGCCAATACAGAGTTCGAGGTGCTTACCGGTATGAGCAGCCGGTTCTTCGGACCCGGGGAGTACCCCTTCCAGACCTGCCTGAAGGATCAGACCGTGGAGTCTGTGGCCTACGACCTGAAGGAAAACGGCTACGCGACCCATGCCATCCACAATCACCGGGCGGCCTTTTACAGCCGGAACGAGGTCTATCCCAATCTGGGCTTTGATGATTTTACCGCCCTGGAGTATATGCCTGCGGTGGAGAAGACGCCCACCAACTGGGCTAAGGACGGCGTGCTGAAGGACCAGATCCTCCAGGCGCTGGATGTGACGGAGGACCAGGCGGATCTGGTGTTCACGGTCTCTGTGCAGGGCCACGGCAAATACCCCATGGAGCCGGAGCTGGAGGACCCGGCCGTCACGGTGGAAGCGTGCCCCGATGAGGCGTACCGCTGGGCTTTGGAGTATTATGTGAACCAGATTCATGAGATGGACGCCTTTGTGGGGGATCTGATCCAGGAGCTGGAGGCCCGGGACGAGCGGACGGTGCTGGTGCTCTACGGCGACCACCTGCCGGCGCTGGGGCTGGAGGCCGAGAACATGGAGAGCAGCAGCCTCTACCGCACAGAGTACATCATCTGGGACAACTTTGGGCTGGAACAGCAGGACGAGCCCCTGGCGGCCTATCAGCTCTCCGCCGCTGTGCTGGGCCGCCTGGGCATCACCACCGGGCTGATGACCGCCTTCCAGCAGACCTGCCGGGAGGAGCCTACATACCGGGCGGACCTGCGGATGCTGCAATATGACGCCCTCTATGGAAAAGGATACTGCTATGAGGGCGAGGCCCGCTACAGACCCACGGAGATGGAGATGGGCATGGTGCCCATCGAGATCACCGGTATGGAGCAGCGGGCGGGGGACTGGTTCATCCTGGGAGAGAATTTTACACCTTACTGTGTGGTGACACAGAATGGGCAGCTGCTGGATACGGAGTATGAGGCCCCCTGGCTGCTGCGGGTGACGGAGGAGCCGAACACCGCGGATTACCGGGATTTGGAGATCAGCGTGGTGGATAAGCACAATGAGGTTTTAAGCAATACGGAATAA